Proteins co-encoded in one Sander vitreus isolate 19-12246 chromosome 9, sanVit1, whole genome shotgun sequence genomic window:
- the LOC144523810 gene encoding GTPase IMAP family member 8-like — protein MENNLGENESITLPEVRLVLIGGRWAGKSSTGNTILGEERFECGRIRTAQSEKRHAVVGGRRVIVVDTPGWRSSLSLTEIPEVDKQQLKLNASMCMPGPNVFLLVVPIDTAFSAESRRTVKAHINLLGERVWRYTMVLFTCGDFLGEKTIEQHIESEGDSLKWLMESCRNRYHVFNNHEQSPSNQVTRLLEEIDEMVLRNNGSYYEVDEQTLDIIKKKQQEVAERAEERRRRSEEQSHQMKALIAGEMITIPKLHMVLLGSRRVGKTSVVNTLLGNKEQEVGKRTARSVTWQGFVGQTEITLVDTPGWWKGFPVCDTPEAIKDELMISPFQCHPGPHVFLLVIDADASFNAEHLRAVTTHVDLLGEGVWKHTIVVFTRGDWLGTHTIEQYIEGEGEALQSLVEQCGNRYHVIDNKNADDGTQTMELLGKITETVAGNGRDYFVPDEKIYQTIEERKKSVKKRAILRQSQVHAKRKTLRESSTELQELTVVMLGQKTSGKSATGNNLLCKDVFATCQNESCQVGAEEVAGRLVTVIDTPGWRKDPSRCTEEMDIEIVRGLSLSPLGVHAVLLVVPLDLAFREAQQAALEDHMNLFDASIWKHTVVLFTYGDKLEDKSIEEHIEREHSSLRWLIDKCENKYHVMNNRKKADMSQATELFEKIDEMMAGNGEQFFRPEMNDIYLRVEEKFRRRQLKHVLKQQLKEEYKKRELKLMAGFRETLLELQADIRGSVTSTKPMSLICDMTKAKGIGQRKKDGKENKENIDSKISQEIEKLEKDIRTKSSEILQSSKDYLVPSLNGESPAPSIAKSLSDRESSTSQFDKVLGWLSTLQIGTNADNQMTLNFSRTSGYGSVLPHDDLDFDTELMNES, from the exons ATGGAAAACAATCTCG GGGAGAACGAGAGCATCACACTGCCGGAGGTCAGACTCGTCCTGATTGGTGGGAGATGGGCTGGCAAAAGCTCCACTGGCAACACCATTCTGGGAGAGGAAAGGTTCGAGTGTGGCCGAATAAGAACAGCTCAGTCTGAAAAGAGGCACGCCGTGGTCGGGGGCAGGCGGGTCATCGTGGTTGACACTCCGGGATGGCGCAGCTCCCTCTCCCTCACTGAGATCCCAGAGGTGGACAAGCAACAGTTGAAACTCAATGCGTCCATGTGTATGCCGGGGCCAAATGTCTTTCTCCTGGTTGTTCCCATAGACACAGCCTTCTCTGCGGAGAGCAGGAGGACGGTGAAGGCGCACATAAATCTCCTGGGGGAGCGGGTTTGGAGGTACACCATGGTACTGTTCACCTGCGGCGACTTCCTCGGGGAGAAGACCATAGAGCAGCACATTGAGAGCGAGGGAGACTCACTCAAGTGGTTGATGGAAAGTTGCAGGAACAGGTACCACGTGTTTAATAACCATGAGCAGAGTCCGTCCAATCAGGTGACCCGGCTGCTGGAGGAGATAGATGAGATGGTGTTGCGCAACAACGGCAGCTACTACGAGGTGGATGAACAGACACTTGACATCATCAAAAAGAAGCAACAGGAAGTGGCTGAAAGGGcagaagagagaaggaggaggtcCGAAGAACAAAGCCATCAAATGAAAGCGCTCATTGCAG GAGAGATGATAACCATCCCAAAACTCCACATGGTTCTCTTGGGAAGCCGAAGAGTTGGGAAAACCTCAGTAGTGAACACCTTATTGGGAAACAAAGAGCAAGAAGTTGGAAAACGGACGGCACGCTCGGTAACCTGGCAGGGATTTGTGGGTCAAACTGAAATAACTCTGGTCGACACACCAGGTTGGTGGAAAGGCTTCCCTGTGTGCGACACTCCTGAAGCGATCAAAGATGAACTGATGATCAGCCCGTTTCAGTGCCACCCTGGGCCTCACGTCTTCCTGCTGGTTATAGACGCAGACGCATCGTTTAATGCCGAACACTTACGGGCAGTGACAACACACGTGGATCTTCTCGGAGAAGGAGTGTGGAAACACACTATTGTAGTTTTCACCAGAGGAGACTGGCTGGGAACACATACCATAGAGCAGTACATCGAAGGGGAGGGAGAGGCGTTGCAGTCTCTAGTTGAACAATGTGGAAACAGATATCACGTCATTGATAACAAGAATGCAGATGATGGCACTCAAACCATGGAGCTGCTGGGGAAAATCACTGAGACTGTGGCTGGAAATGGTCGGGACTATTTTGTCCCAGACGAAAAGATATATCAGACCattgaagagagaaaaaaaagtgtgaaaaaaagaGCAATACTGAGGCAAAGTCAAGTCCATGCCAAAAGAAAAACCCTCAGAG AATCCAGTACAGAATTACAGGAGCTGACGGTGGTGATGCTTGGCCAGAAGACATCTGGGAAGAGCGCAACAGGAAACAACCTCCTGTGTAAAGACGTGTTTGCCACCTGTCAGAATGAGTCCTGTCAGGTGGGGGCGGAGGAAGTTGCTGGCAGACTGGTCACAGTGATCGACACCCCGGGCTGGCGGAAGGATCCCTCCCGTTGCACCGAAGAGATGGACATAGAAATAGTCCGAGGCCTGTCTCTGAGCCCATTGGGGGTTCATGCTGTCCTACTGGTTGTCCCCTTGGACCTGGCGTTCAGAGAAGCTCAGCAGGCCGCCCTGGAGGACCACATGAACCTGTTTGATGCCAGCATCTGGAAACACACCGTGGTTCTGTTCACATACGGAGACAAACTGGAAGATAAATCCATAGAGGAGCACATCGAGAGGGAGCATAGCTCTCTACGCTGGTTAATAGACAAGTGTGAGAACAAATACCACGTTATGAACAATCGGAAAAAAGCCGATATGAGTCAGGCCACCGAGCTGTTTGAGAAGATCGATGAAATGATGGCAGGGAACGGCGAGCAGTTCTTCCGCCCAGAAATGAACGACATCTACCTGAGAGTTGAGGAGAAGTTCAGGAGGAGGCAGCTCAAACATGTGCTGAAGCAGCAACTGAAGGAGGAGTACAAGAAGAGAGAGCTGAAGCTGATGGCAGGCTTCAGGGAAACACTCCTCGAGCTGCAAGCTGATATCAGGGGAAGTGTGACAAGCACTAAACCCATGTCACTGA TTTGTGACATGACCAAAGCCAAAGGTATAGGTCAGAGGAAAAAAGATGGAAAGGAGAACAAGGAAAACATAGATTCAAAAATCAGCCAGGAAATCGAAAAGCTGGAAAAGGACATAAGAACGAAATCCTCTGAAATTCTTCAGAGCAGCAAGGACTACCTGGTCCCTTCCT TGAACGGAGAGAGTCCAGCACCATCTATCGCCAAGTCTTTGTCAGACAGGGAAAGTTCAACCAGCCAGTTTGATAAAGTTCTTGGTTGGCTGTCAACACTTCAGATCGGCACTAATGCAGACAACCAGATGACCCTCAACTTCTCTCGGACGTCCGGATACGGATCTGTGCTACCACACGACGACTTGGACTTTGACACAGAATTAATGAATGAATCCTGA